Proteins from one Mytilus galloprovincialis chromosome 11, xbMytGall1.hap1.1, whole genome shotgun sequence genomic window:
- the LOC143051667 gene encoding uncharacterized protein LOC143051667 isoform X2: MLKQYVVVGFQDDSVAVAHKKWLVKTLEGESACWWPFNNQSTRARKGEVPDKERWMIYSVRIFASADSFEMAVIKSKLALDTSNVESEDQGETQRDSPVNVQPEQSNSPVSVQPVPVHTKSRTIKRPQKYASIPDADSDEDEPPCSSQKVLKLPVPPMLSPLNRSSLAALSPEMDRQLTLSPSVDMSPLDRNFRTESSFRPLNRSLTGEMTRSSLSQSPSTMRSGSSRSSTAPPPLLTPSPGMVRSSMTPSPVVDWSPHNTNNQFLDNLPGLRMPLTRRVDTIEATQRIILENLAVIRENQKEMKEMLGQILSSKSGPKDVIIEDVIQSPAKSEEELLEIIRELENPEFKKKLVNLLSTLGGHKVGDTVRKMLRVLGTNGLWSNYSLKGKKKEELLRAIPL, from the exons aTGTTAAAGCAGTATGTAGTTGTGGGTTTTCAGGATGATTCGGTGGCAGTGGCACACAAAAAATGGCTAGTAAAAACATTGGAAGGG gaatctGCATGTTGGTGGCCCTTTAATAACCAGAGTACCAGAGCAAGAAAAGGGGAAGTACCTGACAAGGAAAGGTGGATGATCTATTCTGTCCGTATATTTGCATCTGCAG ATTCATTTGAAATGGCTGTAATAAAGTCAAAGTTGGCTTTAGACACATCCAATGTGGAGAGCGAGGATCAGGGGGAAACCCAGAGAGATAGCCCTGTCAATGTGCAGCCAGAACAGTCAAATAGCCCTGTCAGTGTCCAGCCAGTACCTGTACATACAAAATCTAGGACAATTAAAAGGCCTCAAAAATATGCCAGTATTCCAgatg cagACTCGGATGAAGATGAACCACCATGTTCTTCCCAAAAAGTGTTAAAACTGCCAGTGCCGCCAATGCTATCACCATTGAACAGAAGTTCATTGGCAGCCCTATCACCAGAAATGGATAGACAGCTGACGCTATCACCATCAGTAGATATGTCACCCCTTGATAGAA atTTCAGAACAGAATCATCATTTAGACCACTGAACAGAAGCTTGACAGGTGAAATGACCAGATCAAGTTTATCACAGTCACCATCAACAATGAGGTCTGGTAGTAGTAGGTCATCAACAGCCCCACCACCATTGCTGACACCATCACCAGGGATGGTAAGGTCATCAATGACACCATCACCAGTAGTAGATTGGTCACCACATAATACAA atAACCAATTCCTGGATAATCTGCCTGGATTACGGATGCCATTGACAAGAAGGGTTGACACTATTGAAG CCACTCAGAGGATAATCCTTGAAAATTTGGCAGTGATCAGggaaaatcaaaaagaaatgaaGGAGATGTTGGGGCAAATCTTGTCATCAAAATCAGGCCCCAAAGATGTTATAATTGAGGATGTGATACAATCTCCAGCAAAATCTGAAGAGGAGTTGCTGGAGATTATTAGGGAACTAGAAAACcctgaatttaaaaagaaattg gTAAACCTACTTAGTACCTTAGGTGGTCATAAAGTTGGGGACACTGTCCGAAAAATGCTGAGAGTATTGGGGACGAATGGTCTTTGGTCCAATTATAGCTTGAAagggaaaaaaaaagaagaacttCTCCGAGCTATCCCTTTGTAG
- the LOC143051664 gene encoding uncharacterized protein LOC143051664, whose protein sequence is MTDYKNTVGLMNVSPDHNQDHCIKKDPRCNNGSKNCTCQLCGKGLKREKKIENKCQLCGKEGKKLEKSENNCKGCVKGWNREEKSEEHKKIHSCEKTLKCDMCNNDLNQTPISQSHTPKLTQSDVKRTQSDDTPFNCYVCGKDFNQQYHLRMHIRIHTGDKHFNCYVCGKDFNQQCHLRLHMRIHTGDKHFNCDICSKGFSQKQYLKAHMCIHNDNKPFNCDVCGKEFRKSGHLKTHMCIHNDKPYNCDVCGEDFRRLRQFKKHKRTHTGDKLYNCDVCGKGFSNRYNFMTHIRIHTGDKPFICDVCRKCFSSKQYLNSHMRIHTGDKRFNCDICDRRFGQNSDLKKHMRTHTGVKPYVCDVCCKEFTRRDILNVHMRTHEFTKPKKCNVCDEVFPQKEDLLIHMGSHTAKKPYTCKVCSKCFSSKHQLKVHTRIHTGDKPYKCDVCSKRFGQLPSLRTHMKIHTGDKHYYCDTCGRRFRLSSDLKKHTRTHTGEKPYLCYVCGKGFSRTDTLHDHMRTHTGEKPYSCDVCDEKFGHRSELRMHMRTH, encoded by the coding sequence atgactGATTACAAAAATACAGTGGGTTTAATGAATGTGTCCCCTGACCATAATCAAGATCACTGTATAAAGAAAGACCCGAGATGCAATAATGGAAGCAAAAATTGTACTTGCCAACTGTGTGGTAAAGGAttaaaaagggaaaaaaagaTTGAGAATAAGTGTCAATTGTGTGGTAAAGAAGggaaaaaacttgaaaaatccgAGAATAATTGTAAAGGATGTGTTAAAGGATGGAACCGGGAAGAAAAGTCCGAAGAACATAAAAAAATCCACTCGTGCGAAAAAACGTTAAAATGCGATATGTGTAACAACGACTTAAATCAAACACCTATCTCACAGTCGCACACGCCAAAACTAACTCAGTCCGATGTTAAACGAACTCAGTCCGATGATACACCTTTTAACTGTTATGTATGTGGTAAAGATTTCAATCAACAATATCACCTACGGATGCATATCAGAATACACACTGGTGATAAACATTTCAACTGTTATGTATGTGGTAAAGATTTCAATCAACAATGTCATCTACGTTTGCATATGAGAATACACACTGGTGATAAACATTTCAACTGTGATATATGTAGTAAAGGTTTTAGTCAAAAACAATACTTAAAAGCACACATGTGTATACACAATGATAATAAACCTTTTAACTGTGACGTCTGTGGTAAAGAGTTTAGAAAATCTGGCCACTTAAAAACACACATGTGTATACACAATGATAAACCTTATAACTGTGACGTCTGTGGTGAAGACTTTAGACGACTTAGACAATTTAAGAAACACAAGAGAACGCATACTGGTGATAAATTATataactgtgatgtatgtggGAAAGGATTCAGTAATCGATATAATTTTATGACGCATATCAGAATTcatactggtgataaaccttTTATCTGTGATGTTtgtagaaaatgttttagttctaagcAGTACTTAAACTCGCACATGCGTATACATACTGGAGATAAACGTTTTAACTGTGACATATGCGATAGAAGGTTTGGTCAAAATAGTGACTTAAAGAAACATATGAGAACTCATACTGGTGTCAAACCATATGTGTGTGATGTGTGTTGTAAAGAATTTACTCGACGTGATATCTTAAATGTACATATGAGAACACATGAGTTTACAAAACCTAAAAAATGTAATGTATGTGATGAAGTTTTTCCTCAAAAGGAGGATTTACTAATACACATGGGATCGCATACTGCCAAAAAACCATATACATGCAAAGTATGTAGCAAATGCTTTAGTAGTAAACACCAGTTAAAAGTACATACGAGAATACACACCGGTGATAAACCTTATAAGTGTGATGTGTGTAGTAAACGGTTTGGACAACTACCGTCTCTACGGACGCATATGAAAATACACACTGGAGATAAACACTACTACTGTGATACATGTGGTAGAAGATTTCGTCTCAGTAGTGACTTAAAAAAACATAcgagaacacatactggtgaaAAACCGTATCTATGCtatgtatgtggtaaaggatttAGTCGGACTGATACCTTACATGACCATATGAGAACGCACACAGGTGAAAAACCGTATAGCTGCGATGTATGTGATGAGAAATTTGGTCATAGGTCAGAATTACGGATGCATATGAGAACGCACTGA
- the LOC143051667 gene encoding uncharacterized protein LOC143051667 isoform X3 — MLKQYVVVGFQDDSVAVAHKKWLVKTLEGESACWWPFNNQSTRARKGEVPDKERWMIYSVRIFASADSFEMAVIKSKLALDTSNVESEDQGETQRDSPVNVQPEQSNSPVSVQPVPVHTKSRTIKRPQKYASIPDDSDEDEPPCSSQKVLKLPVPPMLSPLNRSSLAALSPEMDRQLTLSPSVDMSPLDRNFRTESSFRPLNRSLTGEMTRSSLSQSPSTMRSGSSRSSTAPPPLLTPSPGMVRSSMTPSPVVDWSPHNTNNQFLDNLPGLRMPLTRRVDTIEATQRIILENLAVIRENQKEMKEMLGQILSSKSGPKDVIIEDVIQSPAKSEEELLEIIRELENPEFKKKLVNLLSTLGGHKVGDTVRKMLRVLGTNGLWSNYSLKGKKKEELLRAIPL; from the exons aTGTTAAAGCAGTATGTAGTTGTGGGTTTTCAGGATGATTCGGTGGCAGTGGCACACAAAAAATGGCTAGTAAAAACATTGGAAGGG gaatctGCATGTTGGTGGCCCTTTAATAACCAGAGTACCAGAGCAAGAAAAGGGGAAGTACCTGACAAGGAAAGGTGGATGATCTATTCTGTCCGTATATTTGCATCTGCAG ATTCATTTGAAATGGCTGTAATAAAGTCAAAGTTGGCTTTAGACACATCCAATGTGGAGAGCGAGGATCAGGGGGAAACCCAGAGAGATAGCCCTGTCAATGTGCAGCCAGAACAGTCAAATAGCCCTGTCAGTGTCCAGCCAGTACCTGTACATACAAAATCTAGGACAATTAAAAGGCCTCAAAAATATGCCAGTATTCCAgatg ACTCGGATGAAGATGAACCACCATGTTCTTCCCAAAAAGTGTTAAAACTGCCAGTGCCGCCAATGCTATCACCATTGAACAGAAGTTCATTGGCAGCCCTATCACCAGAAATGGATAGACAGCTGACGCTATCACCATCAGTAGATATGTCACCCCTTGATAGAA atTTCAGAACAGAATCATCATTTAGACCACTGAACAGAAGCTTGACAGGTGAAATGACCAGATCAAGTTTATCACAGTCACCATCAACAATGAGGTCTGGTAGTAGTAGGTCATCAACAGCCCCACCACCATTGCTGACACCATCACCAGGGATGGTAAGGTCATCAATGACACCATCACCAGTAGTAGATTGGTCACCACATAATACAA atAACCAATTCCTGGATAATCTGCCTGGATTACGGATGCCATTGACAAGAAGGGTTGACACTATTGAAG CCACTCAGAGGATAATCCTTGAAAATTTGGCAGTGATCAGggaaaatcaaaaagaaatgaaGGAGATGTTGGGGCAAATCTTGTCATCAAAATCAGGCCCCAAAGATGTTATAATTGAGGATGTGATACAATCTCCAGCAAAATCTGAAGAGGAGTTGCTGGAGATTATTAGGGAACTAGAAAACcctgaatttaaaaagaaattg gTAAACCTACTTAGTACCTTAGGTGGTCATAAAGTTGGGGACACTGTCCGAAAAATGCTGAGAGTATTGGGGACGAATGGTCTTTGGTCCAATTATAGCTTGAAagggaaaaaaaaagaagaacttCTCCGAGCTATCCCTTTGTAG
- the LOC143051667 gene encoding uncharacterized protein LOC143051667 isoform X1, giving the protein MLFKTSVSRMDLQKERRKKYRRRWMSISRAVNKDLHAASNNANCTTSSDDDEAQGRDFSQNKSVGTCGLGQEFIESSSFPNINMNQDLSDDSDSSVPMNQNEDIINEEWNWDMIDQHIEITDSEDEGEGDSSTILTDLSEWATENLIKQNALDKLLKILIKNGHKNLPSTARTLLQTKRHIDTQVVSDMEYYNFGLEKGLKTNLEKYPCELISQVNRVEISLNIDGLPLFKSSKKALWPVLCGINLKPMKVFAVTLTLGTSKPQSLDFLNEVINELDILLQRGIMLNEKHIDIGLKCIVCDAPAKAMIKGVKLYSGYCGCDRCGQRGVWKGRMTYPEIENLPYRTDLSFRNQTQPEHHRTRSPFCDLPIDMIKSFPIDYMHQACLGVMKRLLLLWMRGKKKETKISFGHIEEISTRLVQLSKFIPKKFARKPRGLDEIDYWKATEYRQFLLYTGKLVLKGVLKKELYEHFLSFSVAMTILVSPVLVENYVEYAKELLVYFVSQAQILYGEEILVYNVHSMVHLADDAKEYGCLDNCAAFSFENHMQHLKKMIRSGKNPLSQIIKRISELENLQSKKVETVIPNICNKKPNNAFVLNNHTCCEVVGEINGGKSILCRVYSRGEAIFNMPCDSRIIGGYRFEKRFSQMKMLDVGLLNRQAIEINKDVDLHVTFLAILHDF; this is encoded by the coding sequence ATGTTGTTCAAAACTTCTGTTTCCAGGATGGATTTACAAAAAGAGAGGCGTAAAAAATACAGGAGACGGTGGATGAGTATTTCACGTGCAGTGAATAAAGATTTACATGCAGCTTCAAATAATGCTAATTGCACAACAAGTTCTGATGATGACGAGGCCCAGGGCCGAGATTTTAGCCAAAACAAAAGTGTGGGAACCTGTGGACTGGGACAAGAATTTATAGAATCTTCAAGTTTTCCTAACATTAACATGAATCAAGATTTATCAGATGACTCTGATTCAAGTGTACCAATGAACCAAAATGAAGATATTATAAATGAAGAATGGAATTGGGATATGATTGATCAACACATTGAAATAACAGATTCAGAAGATGAAGGTGAAGGTGACAGTTCAACTATTTTAACTGATCTTTCAGAGTGGGCGACTGaaaatcttattaaacaaaatgcACTTGACAAGTTGCTCAAGATTTTAATTAAGAATGGACACAAAAATCTTCCTTCCACTGCCCGGACTTTGTTacaaacaaaaagacatattGACACACAAGTTGTATCAGATATGGAGTACTATAATTTTGGTTTGGAGAAAGGACTAAAAACTAATCTGGAAAAGTATCCATGCGAGTTAATTAGCCAGGTTAACAGGGTAgaaataagtttaaatattgaTGGTTTGCCATTatttaaaagttcaaaaaaaGCACTTTGGCCAGTCTTGTGTGGTATAAATTTGAAACCAATGAAAGTTTTTGCAGTTACATTAACATTGGGAACTTCCAAACCACAAAGCTTAGACTTTTTGAATGAAGTGATTAATGAATTAGATATACTTCTTCAAAGAGGAATAATGTTAAACGAAAAACATATCGACATAGGTTTAAAATGCATTGTTTGTGATGCTCCAGCAAAGGCAATGATTAAAGGAGTTAAACTTTACAGTGGTTATTGCGGTTGTGATAGATGTGGACAAAGAGGTGTATGGAAAGGCAGGATGACTTATCCAGAAATAGAAAACTTACCATATAGGACAGACTTATCTTTTCGTAACCAAACCCAACCAGAACATCACCGTACCAGATCCCCGTTTTGTGATCTTCCAATAGATATGATAAAATCATTTCCTATTGACTACATGCATCAGGCTTGTCTTGGTGTCATGAAAAGATTACTATTACTTTGGATGCGTGGTAAAAAGAAGGAGACCAAAATATCATTTGGTCATATTGAAGAAATCAGTACACGACTTGTCCAATTGTCTAAATTCATTCCAAAAAAATTTGCAAGGAAACCTAGAGGCTTGGATGAAATTGACTATTGGAAGGCCACAGAATACAGGCAGTTCTTACTTTACACTGGTAAGCTTGTGTTAAAAGGTGTACTAAAAAAAGAGCTATATGAACATTTCTTAAGTTTTTCAGTTGCCATGACTATACTCGTAAGTCCAGTTTTAGTTGAAAATTATGTTGAGTATGCAAAGGAATTATTGGTGTATTTCGTATCACAGGCTCAAATTTTATATGGAGAAGAGATACTAGTCTACAATGTTCACAGCATGGTGCATTTGGCTGATGATGCAAAGGAATATGGCTGTTTAGATAACTGTGCAGCATTTTCCTTTGAAAATCATATGCaacacttaaaaaaaatgatacgATCTGGAAAAAATCCGCTATCccaaattattaaaagaattaGTGAGCTAGAAAATTTACAATCGAAAAAAGTTGAAACAGTCATTCCCAACATTTGCAACAAGAAACCAAATAATGCTTTTGTTTTGAACAATCACACTTGCTGTGAAGTTGTTGGTGAAATAAATGGAGGTAAATCAATATTGTGTCGTGTGTATTCAAGGGGAGAAGCTATTTTTAATATGCCATGTGACTCAAGAATTATTGGAGGATACAGATTCGAGAAACGTTTCTCCCAGATGAAAATGCTTGATGTTGGACTGCTTAATCGTCAAGCAATTGAGATCAACAAAGATGTTGATTTGCATGTTACCTTTTTAGCAATTCTGCATGACTTTTAG
- the LOC143051667 gene encoding uncharacterized protein LOC143051667 isoform X4, translated as MLKQYVVVGFQDDSVAVAHKKWLVKTLEGESACWWPFNNQSTRARKGEVPDKERWMIYSVRIFASADSFEMAVIKSKLALDTSNVESEDQGETQRDSPVNVQPEQSNSPVSVQPVPVHTKSRTIKRPQKYASIPDADSDEDEPPCSSQKVLKLPVPPMLSPLNRSSLAALSPEMDRQLTLSPSVDMSPLDRNFRTESSFRPLNRSLTGEMTRSSLSQSPSTMRSGSSRSSTAPPPLLTPSPGMVRSSMTPSPVVDWSPHNTNNQFLDNLPGLRMPLTRRVDTIEATQRIILENLAVIRENQKEMKEMLGQILSSKSGPKDVIIEDVIQSPAKSEEELLEIIRELENPEFKKKLNLV; from the exons aTGTTAAAGCAGTATGTAGTTGTGGGTTTTCAGGATGATTCGGTGGCAGTGGCACACAAAAAATGGCTAGTAAAAACATTGGAAGGG gaatctGCATGTTGGTGGCCCTTTAATAACCAGAGTACCAGAGCAAGAAAAGGGGAAGTACCTGACAAGGAAAGGTGGATGATCTATTCTGTCCGTATATTTGCATCTGCAG ATTCATTTGAAATGGCTGTAATAAAGTCAAAGTTGGCTTTAGACACATCCAATGTGGAGAGCGAGGATCAGGGGGAAACCCAGAGAGATAGCCCTGTCAATGTGCAGCCAGAACAGTCAAATAGCCCTGTCAGTGTCCAGCCAGTACCTGTACATACAAAATCTAGGACAATTAAAAGGCCTCAAAAATATGCCAGTATTCCAgatg cagACTCGGATGAAGATGAACCACCATGTTCTTCCCAAAAAGTGTTAAAACTGCCAGTGCCGCCAATGCTATCACCATTGAACAGAAGTTCATTGGCAGCCCTATCACCAGAAATGGATAGACAGCTGACGCTATCACCATCAGTAGATATGTCACCCCTTGATAGAA atTTCAGAACAGAATCATCATTTAGACCACTGAACAGAAGCTTGACAGGTGAAATGACCAGATCAAGTTTATCACAGTCACCATCAACAATGAGGTCTGGTAGTAGTAGGTCATCAACAGCCCCACCACCATTGCTGACACCATCACCAGGGATGGTAAGGTCATCAATGACACCATCACCAGTAGTAGATTGGTCACCACATAATACAA atAACCAATTCCTGGATAATCTGCCTGGATTACGGATGCCATTGACAAGAAGGGTTGACACTATTGAAG CCACTCAGAGGATAATCCTTGAAAATTTGGCAGTGATCAGggaaaatcaaaaagaaatgaaGGAGATGTTGGGGCAAATCTTGTCATCAAAATCAGGCCCCAAAGATGTTATAATTGAGGATGTGATACAATCTCCAGCAAAATCTGAAGAGGAGTTGCTGGAGATTATTAGGGAACTAGAAAACcctgaatttaaaaagaaattg AATCTTGTATAA
- the LOC143051661 gene encoding uncharacterized protein LOC143051661, which produces MKQDSNGKEYVEFNERTTKTRTGAKSSDYRAVAPKMFEQKENPNCPIKMLKLYISKRPADLQNDPSSKFYLRPLDKPKEDVWYSHQCIGKNKLGTMMKTMAEAAQLYGRKVNHSTRKTFATSLLHSERPPTEVAQLGGWKGISTLTHYNFPSMKQQDQASNIISNVVIPPCSSNQNETAPENSDKDTSDCPEYDIHIVSSQEKTLDIHYDKENDSELSMFEKPSQASSIVNNSKSNMIANRKDCSNPFSILTGAVINGGVINLNIFSGKRKRDDFSSSQES; this is translated from the exons ATGAAGCAAGACTCCAATGGGAAAGAATATGTGGAATTTAATG agAGAACAACTAAGACGAGAACTGGCGCCAAGTCGTCTGACTATAGAGCAGTAGCACCTAAAATGTTCGAACAAAAAGAAAACCCAAACTGTccgataaaaatgttaaaattgtacaTCAGCAAAAGACCAGCAGATCTTCAAAATGACCCATCATCCAAGTTTTATTTAAGACCTTTGGACAAACCTAAGGAAGATGTATGGTATTCACATCAATGTATTGGGAAGAACAAATTGGGGACTATGATGAAAACTATGGCCGAGGCCGCACAGTTATATGGCCGTAAAGTCAATCATTCAACCCGTAAAACTTTTGCAACCAGTTTGTTACATTCAGAGCGCCCACCTACTGAAGTTGCCCAGCTAGGCGGATGGAAAGGAATCTCGACACTCACACACTATAATTTTCCGTCTATGAAACAACAAGACCAGGCATCAAATATCATATCAAATGTTGTCATTCCTCCATGTTCCAGCAATCAGAATGAAACGGCACCTGAGAATTCAGATAAGGATACCAGTGACTGTCCTGAATATGATATTCACATTGTTTCCTCTCAAGAAAAAACTCTTGATATTCATTATGACAAGGAAAATGATTCAGAGCTATCTATGTTTGAAAAACCATCTCAGGCTTCTAGCATTGTTAACAATAGTAAAAGTAACATGATTGCCAATAGAAAAGACTGCAGTAATCCATTCAGTATTCTAACTGGCGCTGTTATTAATGGTGGAGTCATAAATCTAAACATATTTTCTGGGAAGAGGAAACGGGATGACTTTTCCAGCTCTCAAGAGTCTTAA